One genomic region from Glaciimonas sp. PAMC28666 encodes:
- a CDS encoding ABC transporter permease has protein sequence MMHQSATIPLSDLGLQIGAAAEPPSLRVGNATTAGVPVALWQAIRLRLLPRVLAWPFPLFLLLLWYLAARYEWVAPQVLPSPQTVAATFTDLLRSGELFDNLKISLLRVLAGFGLGLFGGLTLGVAMGLSPTFKDYVYPLFKAFSQVPVLGWLPLLMLLVGIDEALKIILISHAALVPITLNTYKGIQNVPSRYVEVARVFTFTRWQLLSRVIFPAALPPIWNGIRYGFTHAWLALVVVELLASSEGLGYMIVFGRQLFQLDVVMASVVVVGIVGFTLDKLLALIEVGLLSWRREGF, from the coding sequence ATGATGCACCAGTCCGCTACCATTCCACTCAGCGATCTTGGTCTCCAGATTGGCGCAGCGGCCGAGCCGCCATCACTCAGAGTCGGTAACGCAACGACCGCAGGTGTACCGGTAGCGCTTTGGCAAGCCATCAGATTGCGGCTATTGCCACGCGTGCTGGCATGGCCTTTTCCCCTATTCCTGCTCTTGCTATGGTATCTGGCGGCGCGCTACGAATGGGTCGCTCCGCAAGTGCTGCCCAGCCCACAGACAGTCGCTGCGACCTTTACAGACTTGCTGCGATCCGGTGAGTTATTCGATAATCTGAAGATCAGTCTGCTGCGCGTACTGGCTGGATTCGGGCTTGGCTTATTTGGTGGCCTGACACTCGGCGTGGCGATGGGACTATCACCGACTTTCAAAGATTATGTCTATCCATTGTTCAAGGCGTTCAGCCAGGTACCGGTGTTGGGTTGGTTGCCGTTGCTGATGTTGTTGGTCGGAATCGACGAAGCACTCAAGATCATTCTCATCTCTCACGCAGCTTTGGTGCCGATTACGCTCAATACTTACAAAGGCATACAAAACGTGCCATCGCGCTACGTTGAAGTGGCGCGGGTCTTCACTTTCACACGTTGGCAGCTTCTGTCGCGGGTGATCTTTCCAGCAGCGTTGCCGCCGATCTGGAACGGTATCCGTTACGGTTTTACGCACGCTTGGCTGGCATTGGTGGTGGTTGAACTGCTTGCCTCCTCGGAGGGTCTCGGTTACATGATTGTGTTCGGTCGACAACTGTTTCAGCTTGATGTAGTCATGGCATCCGTGGTCGTGGTTGGGATCGTCGGCTTTACTTTAGACAAACTGCTGGCGCTCATCGAGGTCGGACTTTTAAGCTGGCGCCGAGAAGGATTTTGA
- a CDS encoding ABC transporter permease — protein MSTLQSATAKKDHFVPPFLRGWVLPSLLLLAWWAAARFGWSSSPLLVPIGHVWAFGVQQVVSGELWIALKASLWRDLLGFAIGALAGLTFGTALGLSRLFESMIGPTFHTLKQISLFAWIPLLSVWFGLGDAAKVAFLSLAAFFPVVLNTFEGIRSVPHDVIEVAHVLKFTRWQMLTKVVLPSALPSICAGIHLALIYAWLATLGAEYLLVSGKGIGNTMIDGRELFRMDMVLFGVIVVGLVGFSLNWIASQIERRLLAWRGSSIAQF, from the coding sequence ATGTCAACTTTGCAGTCAGCCACCGCCAAAAAAGACCACTTTGTGCCGCCATTTTTGCGCGGGTGGGTGTTGCCGTCCTTGCTGCTGCTGGCCTGGTGGGCGGCGGCGCGCTTTGGCTGGTCAAGTTCGCCGTTGCTGGTGCCGATAGGACATGTCTGGGCTTTCGGCGTGCAGCAAGTAGTCAGCGGTGAATTGTGGATCGCATTAAAAGCCAGTTTGTGGCGCGATCTGCTGGGCTTCGCCATCGGCGCACTCGCCGGACTGACCTTCGGGACCGCCCTCGGCTTATCGCGCCTGTTTGAAAGCATGATCGGTCCGACCTTCCACACGCTCAAACAAATTTCCCTATTTGCGTGGATTCCGCTGCTGTCGGTATGGTTTGGTTTGGGTGACGCGGCCAAAGTCGCTTTCTTATCGCTGGCGGCATTTTTTCCCGTAGTGCTGAACACGTTCGAAGGTATCCGCAGCGTGCCCCATGATGTGATTGAGGTCGCGCATGTGCTGAAATTTACACGCTGGCAAATGCTGACCAAAGTCGTCCTGCCGTCTGCCTTGCCCTCCATCTGCGCCGGGATTCACCTTGCGCTGATCTACGCCTGGCTTGCCACTTTAGGTGCAGAGTATCTATTAGTCTCCGGCAAGGGTATTGGCAATACCATGATCGATGGGCGCGAATTATTTCGTATGGATATGGTGCTGTTTGGCGTGATCGTGGTTGGTCTGGTCGGCTTCAGCCTGAACTGGATCGCAAGCCAGATTGAGCGTCGATTGCTGGCATGGCGCGGAAGTTCAATTGCACAGTTTTGA
- a CDS encoding HD-GYP domain-containing protein, with protein sequence MQNLHTTLDSFPPIAGIKLSELIGALSYALDITEGQPAGHCIRCCWIGMHIGREIGLSEDQLWDLYYTLLLKDLGCSSNAARICELYLTDDISFKRDFKTVGENLPQVLKFVLTHTGLKAGLAERFLNVLTILRDGSERAHELITTRCQRGAEIARLLRFSEDVAGGIYSLDEHHNGQGKPDGLAGNAIPIFSQIALMAQVIDVFLTADGIKAAMKELRQRSGRWFDPQLVQAFERVAKAGVFWSRLTAPDIAQAVLALEPTTHAVPVDDDYLDDIAAAFGQVVDSKSPYTSGHSARVAFYADLIAEALGISLARRRWLKRGALLHDVGKLGVSNSVLDKPGKLDAEEWEAIKLHPVYTETILSRINAFAELARVTGAHHERLDGRGYPRGLSAEAISIETRIITTADIFDAITADRPYRGPIPVSQALEMMAETVGSAIDKACFDGLKAALARLSGLPVTPVVPDEAELAV encoded by the coding sequence ATGCAAAACCTTCATACTACTTTGGATTCATTCCCTCCCATAGCCGGGATCAAACTGTCCGAATTAATCGGGGCGCTAAGTTATGCGCTCGATATTACCGAGGGGCAGCCTGCCGGGCACTGCATTCGCTGCTGCTGGATTGGCATGCACATCGGGCGCGAAATCGGGCTTTCTGAAGACCAGCTTTGGGATCTGTATTACACCTTACTGCTCAAAGATTTGGGTTGCAGCAGCAATGCAGCGCGCATTTGCGAACTCTATCTGACCGACGATATCAGCTTCAAGCGCGACTTCAAAACGGTTGGAGAAAATTTGCCGCAAGTGCTTAAATTTGTCCTTACTCACACTGGGTTGAAGGCTGGACTGGCAGAGCGATTTCTGAACGTCTTGACCATCTTGCGTGACGGCAGTGAGCGTGCCCACGAATTGATCACCACCCGTTGCCAGCGGGGTGCGGAAATCGCACGGCTATTGCGCTTCTCCGAAGACGTCGCAGGCGGTATCTATAGCCTGGACGAACACCATAACGGGCAAGGCAAACCCGATGGATTGGCAGGCAATGCGATCCCCATTTTTTCTCAAATTGCACTGATGGCACAAGTCATTGATGTATTTCTAACCGCCGACGGCATCAAGGCGGCAATGAAAGAATTACGCCAACGTTCAGGTCGATGGTTCGATCCGCAGCTGGTGCAAGCCTTTGAACGCGTTGCCAAAGCAGGCGTGTTCTGGTCCAGACTGACCGCGCCGGATATCGCGCAGGCGGTTCTTGCACTTGAACCAACCACTCATGCGGTCCCGGTGGACGATGATTATCTGGACGACATCGCCGCCGCTTTCGGTCAGGTTGTCGATTCCAAAAGTCCTTACACCAGCGGACACAGTGCTCGCGTGGCGTTCTATGCCGACTTGATTGCCGAGGCGCTCGGGATCTCACTCGCACGCCGTCGATGGCTCAAGCGTGGCGCTTTATTACACGATGTCGGAAAGCTTGGCGTCAGTAACAGTGTGCTGGACAAGCCGGGCAAACTGGACGCAGAAGAGTGGGAGGCCATAAAACTGCACCCGGTGTACACCGAAACCATTTTATCGCGCATTAATGCGTTTGCTGAACTGGCCCGCGTCACCGGAGCGCATCACGAGCGATTGGACGGACGGGGCTATCCGCGCGGTCTGAGTGCTGAAGCGATCAGCATCGAAACACGCATCATTACCACCGCAGACATCTTTGATGCCATTACGGCCGATCGCCCCTATCGCGGGCCGATTCCGGTGTCACAAGCACTTGAAATGATGGCCGAGACGGTCGGCAGCGCGATTGATAAGGCATGCTTTGATGGACTGAAGGCGGCATTAGCACGCTTGTCCGGATTACCAGTTACCCCGGTTGTACCGGATGAAGCTGAGCTAGCGGTTTAA
- a CDS encoding radical SAM protein yields the protein MDSTAPTSLTGIHLMAKPIGPLCNLDCGYCFYLEKESMFPPRQRFRMSDELLDAYVKNYIAAQPAPEVEFTWQGGEPTLMGVTFFERAVALQQRYANGKTIRNTLQTNGTLLDDDWGAFLKRESFLVGVSLDGPRALNDVARPDKKGRSSYDDTLRGLAVLSRYAVDFNVLVTVSSANVDHPLEIYRHLKEIGANFMQFNPVVERDAQPKETVIGLHFSAPPTLALPKITQALTRVPAIKASLSVFGFGLRSPVNTQPSF from the coding sequence ATGGATTCCACAGCACCAACCTCATTGACCGGTATTCATCTGATGGCGAAACCGATTGGTCCGCTGTGCAACCTGGACTGTGGATATTGCTTCTACCTTGAAAAAGAGAGCATGTTTCCACCGCGCCAACGGTTTCGCATGTCTGATGAATTGCTGGACGCTTATGTGAAAAATTACATCGCCGCGCAACCAGCACCGGAGGTTGAATTTACGTGGCAGGGCGGCGAGCCTACTTTGATGGGGGTGACGTTCTTTGAGCGCGCGGTTGCGCTGCAGCAGCGATATGCAAATGGAAAGACAATTCGTAACACCTTGCAGACCAACGGCACATTGCTGGACGATGATTGGGGCGCTTTTCTTAAACGCGAAAGTTTTTTGGTCGGTGTCAGTCTGGATGGCCCACGGGCGTTGAATGACGTGGCGCGTCCTGACAAAAAGGGGCGTTCAAGTTATGACGATACATTGCGTGGTCTGGCGGTACTGAGTCGTTACGCGGTTGACTTCAATGTGCTGGTGACCGTGTCGAGTGCCAACGTCGATCACCCTTTGGAAATTTATCGCCATCTGAAAGAAATCGGCGCAAATTTTATGCAATTTAATCCGGTCGTCGAGCGCGATGCGCAACCGAAAGAAACGGTGATTGGCCTGCATTTTTCTGCGCCGCCGACGTTGGCTTTGCCGAAAATAACCCAAGCATTAACCAGGGTGCCAGCCATCAAAGCTTCATTATCGGTCTTTGGTTTCGGTCTCCGGTCCCCAGTTAATACGCAGCCATCTTTCTGA
- a CDS encoding ABC transporter ATP-binding protein, protein MAHAGTLEIQHLSKQYSLRNGTLPVLDDITLTIQPGEFLSIVGASGCGKSTLLRLIVGLEDDYRGEVLLDGKRIVGTSLERGIVFQEHRLFPWMTVEGNISLGLLNAALTPGQKRQLVQQHIELVGLSGFEKSYPHQLSGGMAQRVAIARALVNKPEILLLDEPFGALDALTRAYLQQELHRIWQAEGITMILVTHDVEEAIYLGDKVVVMEPRPGRIRRIVPVNLAHPRERAGLPFVEVKEQVLREFSGDAATSAEAPLRVPEAELVRGPLPATFLFAV, encoded by the coding sequence ATGGCGCATGCAGGTACGCTGGAAATCCAGCATCTCAGCAAACAATATTCCCTCAGGAACGGAACGCTTCCGGTACTTGATGACATCACCCTGACCATTCAGCCAGGTGAGTTCCTCAGTATCGTCGGTGCCAGTGGCTGCGGAAAATCGACCTTGCTGCGGCTAATCGTCGGGTTGGAAGACGACTATCGCGGCGAAGTATTGCTGGATGGAAAACGCATCGTCGGTACCAGTCTGGAACGCGGCATCGTCTTTCAGGAGCATCGGCTATTTCCCTGGATGACGGTCGAGGGCAACATCTCGCTCGGCTTACTTAACGCGGCACTCACACCCGGACAAAAGCGCCAACTGGTGCAACAACATATTGAATTGGTCGGGCTAAGCGGTTTCGAAAAATCTTATCCCCATCAACTATCTGGCGGCATGGCGCAGCGCGTGGCGATAGCGCGGGCACTGGTGAACAAGCCAGAAATTTTATTACTCGATGAACCTTTCGGCGCGCTCGATGCGCTCACCCGTGCCTACCTGCAACAAGAACTGCACCGCATCTGGCAGGCCGAAGGCATCACCATGATCCTGGTCACCCACGATGTGGAAGAAGCCATTTATCTCGGCGATAAAGTGGTCGTCATGGAACCGCGGCCGGGACGCATCCGCCGCATCGTTCCGGTCAATCTGGCGCATCCACGCGAACGTGCCGGATTGCCCTTCGTTGAGGTCAAGGAACAAGTTCTGCGCGAGTTTTCGGGGGACGCAGCAACCTCGGCGGAAGCGCCATTGCGGGTGCCCGAGGCAGAGCTGGTACGTGGACCGTTACCGGCCACTTTTTTGTTCGCCGTTTAA
- a CDS encoding Hsp20/alpha crystallin family protein: MDNRPELAQHKTSNNEGKFLLPLVDVIEDENGITLTADLPGVTKENLAIRVDADTLTIEGALTLGEAESVAPVYAEIRAAQYKRTFTLSRELDAAQIAASINDGVLTLHIPKREQAKPRKIEVTLS, from the coding sequence ATGGATAATCGACCAGAATTGGCGCAACACAAGACCAGCAACAATGAAGGGAAATTCCTACTTCCCCTCGTTGACGTGATCGAGGACGAAAACGGAATTACTCTCACGGCTGACTTACCCGGCGTCACCAAGGAAAACCTCGCAATTCGCGTAGACGCTGATACGCTGACCATTGAGGGCGCTTTAACTTTGGGCGAAGCTGAAAGTGTGGCACCGGTGTATGCTGAAATTCGCGCGGCGCAGTACAAACGCACGTTTACTTTAAGCCGCGAACTGGATGCAGCGCAAATTGCCGCATCCATTAACGACGGCGTGCTTACGCTCCATATACCAAAGCGCGAACAGGCCAAACCGCGAAAGATTGAAGTCACCCTTTCGTAG
- a CDS encoding LLM class flavin-dependent oxidoreductase has product MTKPQPHMKLGAFLQATGHHVAGWRHPDAEANAGRSIAHYRQIAQTAERAKFDALFLADGVAIRAHDTDTLYRTARGATFEPLTLLSALSAVTERIGLVATVSTTYNEPFHVARKFASLDHLSDGRAGWNVVTSWSDAEARNFNLDKHPEHGARYERAEEFVDVVKGLWDSWEDDAFTLDKASGTHFDPTKLHTLNHHGRHFSVRGPLNVARPIQGHPVIVQAGSSERGQELAARTAEVIFTAQQSLEDAQKFYAGLKGKLAKYGRDPSRLKIMPGVFPVVGRTEAEAQEKHEQLQSLIDPSVGLAMLSHHLGGIDLTGYPLDGPIPHDLQEPNGTKSRFQLVSGIALKENLTLRQLSLRVATARGHWSIYGTPESIVDRLEDWFLHGAADGFNIMPPTLPGGLDDFVALVLPELRRRGLFRTEYEGRTLRDHLGLARPPHQRKRQEEVAA; this is encoded by the coding sequence ATGACCAAACCGCAACCCCACATGAAGCTAGGCGCGTTTTTGCAGGCGACCGGACACCACGTCGCTGGCTGGCGTCATCCTGACGCTGAAGCCAACGCCGGTCGCAGTATTGCGCATTACCGACAGATTGCACAAACGGCCGAACGCGCCAAATTTGACGCCTTGTTTCTTGCCGATGGCGTCGCTATCCGCGCCCATGACACCGATACGCTCTATCGCACCGCACGCGGTGCAACCTTCGAACCGCTGACCCTCCTGTCTGCGTTGTCTGCGGTCACCGAACGGATCGGATTAGTGGCAACAGTCTCTACCACCTACAACGAACCTTTTCACGTTGCCCGCAAATTCGCCTCTCTGGATCATCTTAGTGACGGCAGGGCAGGCTGGAATGTGGTTACCTCATGGTCAGATGCAGAAGCCCGCAACTTCAATCTTGACAAACATCCTGAGCACGGCGCGCGTTATGAACGCGCCGAAGAATTTGTCGATGTCGTCAAGGGTTTATGGGACAGTTGGGAAGATGATGCATTTACACTCGACAAGGCCAGCGGCACCCATTTTGACCCCACCAAACTGCATACGCTGAATCATCACGGCCGCCATTTTTCCGTGCGCGGACCATTGAACGTGGCCCGTCCAATCCAGGGACATCCGGTCATCGTTCAGGCTGGATCGTCAGAACGGGGTCAGGAACTTGCCGCGCGTACCGCCGAAGTCATTTTTACCGCGCAACAATCACTGGAAGATGCGCAAAAATTCTACGCCGGTCTAAAAGGAAAATTAGCAAAATATGGCCGCGACCCGTCCCGGTTAAAAATCATGCCGGGCGTGTTTCCTGTGGTCGGACGGACGGAAGCCGAGGCCCAGGAAAAGCATGAACAGCTGCAGTCTTTGATTGACCCCAGCGTCGGTCTGGCAATGCTGTCCCATCACCTGGGCGGCATCGATCTGACTGGCTATCCTTTGGATGGACCGATCCCGCACGATCTGCAAGAACCGAACGGCACCAAAAGCCGGTTTCAGTTAGTGAGCGGCATCGCGCTCAAAGAAAATTTAACGCTGCGCCAGTTATCATTGCGCGTCGCCACCGCACGCGGTCATTGGTCCATCTATGGCACGCCAGAAAGCATCGTTGATCGACTGGAAGACTGGTTCCTGCACGGCGCTGCGGACGGCTTCAACATCATGCCCCCGACTTTGCCCGGAGGACTCGACGATTTCGTTGCGCTAGTGTTACCGGAATTAAGACGGCGGGGACTGTTCCGCACCGAATACGAAGGGCGCACGCTACGCGATCATCTCGGTCTGGCCCGACCGCCTCATCAGCGCAAACGACAAGAGGAGGTGGCGGCTTAA
- a CDS encoding TauD/TfdA family dioxygenase, translating to MSIANLDLLPVAARIGAEIRGIRLSGAIDNETFEALRQALFKYKVLFFRGQHHVDDVAQESFARRWGDLVAHPTVPVREGTDFLLELDSNHGGRANSWHTDVTFDVAYPQASILRAVVIPPVGGDTVWANTASAYNDLPENIRKLADTLWALHTNDYDYAATRLNPGDEGVRRYREVFTATLFETEHPVVRVHPETGERTLVLGHFVKKLLGYTSVDSERLVSLLHSHVTRLENTVRWRWAVGDVAMWDNRATQHYAINDYGDQHRVVRRVTIAGDVPISVDGRTSVARSVAVRPTAARQPVTV from the coding sequence ATGAGCATAGCTAATTTAGATCTTCTTCCCGTCGCGGCTCGTATCGGTGCCGAAATACGCGGTATTCGCTTGTCCGGAGCAATCGATAACGAAACCTTCGAAGCACTTCGCCAAGCGCTGTTCAAATATAAAGTGTTATTTTTTCGCGGCCAGCACCATGTCGACGACGTCGCGCAGGAGTCCTTTGCACGCCGCTGGGGAGACTTGGTCGCGCACCCAACCGTCCCTGTGCGCGAGGGTACCGACTTCTTGCTGGAACTCGATTCAAACCATGGCGGACGCGCCAATTCCTGGCACACTGATGTCACCTTTGATGTGGCTTACCCCCAAGCCTCAATCCTGCGCGCAGTCGTGATTCCGCCGGTTGGTGGCGATACCGTATGGGCCAATACAGCCTCTGCGTATAACGATTTGCCCGAAAATATACGGAAACTGGCCGATACCTTATGGGCCTTGCATACCAACGATTACGACTATGCCGCTACCCGACTTAATCCAGGCGACGAGGGCGTGCGTCGTTATCGGGAAGTATTTACGGCAACGCTGTTTGAAACCGAGCATCCGGTCGTACGCGTGCATCCAGAAACCGGCGAACGCACGTTAGTACTAGGGCACTTCGTCAAGAAGCTGCTGGGCTACACCTCGGTCGATTCGGAACGCTTGGTATCTTTGCTTCACAGTCATGTGACCCGCCTCGAAAATACCGTACGCTGGCGCTGGGCGGTAGGTGATGTCGCGATGTGGGATAACCGTGCTACCCAACATTATGCGATCAACGACTACGGCGACCAGCACCGCGTTGTCCGACGCGTGACGATAGCCGGTGATGTACCGATAAGTGTGGATGGTCGTACCAGCGTTGCCCGCAGCGTCGCAGTGCGTCCGACCGCTGCACGCCAGCCGGTAACGGTTTAA
- a CDS encoding hemerythrin domain-containing protein, with product MIKINHALSLLTEDHKKIRAMFLQYLALPDRQQAQKTKLLTAIFRTLAVHVQLEEEILYPAIGSAAGDPRFSEEGLLKFTATKSLIKDIEDMDSDDPFYDQKMRIFATQFFARVEEEEGQLFSHIRASNIDLIALGEDMAVFRDE from the coding sequence ATGATCAAAATTAATCACGCTCTGTCCTTATTAACGGAAGACCATAAGAAAATTCGCGCAATGTTTTTGCAATATTTGGCGCTCCCGGATAGGCAACAAGCGCAAAAAACAAAACTGCTGACTGCCATTTTTCGAACTTTGGCCGTGCACGTTCAGTTGGAAGAAGAAATTCTGTATCCTGCCATAGGAAGCGCGGCGGGCGACCCGCGCTTCTCAGAGGAAGGACTGTTGAAGTTTACGGCGACCAAATCCCTGATAAAAGACATAGAAGACATGGATTCAGATGACCCCTTCTACGACCAAAAAATGCGCATATTTGCGACCCAATTTTTCGCGCGCGTGGAAGAGGAAGAAGGCCAATTGTTTTCGCACATACGCGCGAGCAATATAGATCTTATCGCCCTTGGGGAAGATATGGCGGTCTTTCGAGATGAATGA
- a CDS encoding Hsp20/alpha crystallin family protein, with protein MFSSSMQFPNNLLSEFGDIQRQFEQFFGVVESPSSIRAVRRGTFPSVNMGTTDDAIEIYALAPGVDASKLELTVDKGLLIIAGERKNPVSADEQNKLSIYARERFDGAFKRVISLPEDVDSENVNATYKNGVLRVVIPKRESTKPRRIEVHNVI; from the coding sequence ATGTTCTCGTCTTCGATGCAATTTCCCAATAACTTATTGTCTGAGTTTGGCGATATTCAACGGCAGTTTGAACAATTTTTTGGAGTGGTTGAATCGCCTTCAAGTATTCGTGCCGTGCGTCGTGGCACATTTCCCTCCGTTAATATGGGCACTACGGATGACGCCATTGAAATCTACGCTTTGGCACCCGGGGTGGATGCTTCCAAGTTAGAGCTGACGGTCGACAAAGGGCTACTGATCATCGCAGGTGAGCGCAAGAACCCGGTATCGGCAGACGAGCAGAATAAATTGAGCATCTATGCTCGCGAGCGTTTCGATGGCGCTTTCAAGCGCGTGATAAGTCTGCCGGAAGATGTGGACTCCGAGAACGTTAATGCTACCTATAAAAACGGGGTACTGCGTGTCGTGATTCCAAAGCGGGAATCTACAAAGCCACGGCGCATCGAAGTTCACAATGTGATCTAA
- a CDS encoding bifunctional diguanylate cyclase/phosphodiesterase codes for MENDTPASAHQLNLMVLAGMQSDVQPPENNPGFFGDTLTPDQTNFALALRHRAIEASANAMIVTSAIAPGFKIEYVNPAFENITGYSAAEVIGRNCKFMQGTDLDQPELEEIRAAIRERREGNTVLRNYRKDGSMFWNHLYVAPVRNNQGIVTHFVASQYDITVAKNNEAKLMRMAYHDELTGLPNRALLRDRLLQVLALAGRYNRQVWVLFISLNRFKIINDSFGHKASDRFLTIIAHRLRDAIRESDTAARWGDDEFIIVMQEQPAGKLAMSALQRLIAVVNRAIVFGEQEFFVTCSMGVSRYPQDGDHVDMLLDRADIAAHHAKRKGDNDFQFHTADMNQMALKRLRVEAALRLAIEREEFVLHYQPQVDLSSGAITGMEALIRWQQPEEGLLYPADFIDIAEETGLIIPIGTWVLRAACSQNKQWQEAGLPSIKVAVNLSARQFAQQNLSETIAKILADSGLSPKQLELELTESLIMNDVDQAIGVLRNIKALGVGISVDDFGTGYSSLSYLKRLPIDVLKIDRTFVSDIGAGDGDDAAIVTSIITLAHALKLRVIAEGVETEQQLNYLRGSGCDEMQGYFFSRPVTAEAFAQLLQSGKQLISETVTEQL; via the coding sequence ATGGAAAACGACACACCTGCTTCTGCTCACCAGCTTAATTTGATGGTCCTCGCTGGCATGCAAAGCGACGTGCAGCCACCTGAAAATAACCCTGGATTTTTTGGCGATACTCTTACCCCAGATCAGACGAATTTCGCATTGGCGCTACGTCACCGCGCAATCGAAGCAAGCGCGAATGCGATGATCGTTACCAGCGCAATCGCCCCCGGTTTTAAAATCGAATACGTGAATCCCGCTTTCGAAAATATCACTGGTTATTCGGCGGCCGAGGTGATCGGCCGAAATTGCAAATTCATGCAAGGGACCGATTTGGACCAGCCAGAGCTAGAAGAAATCCGGGCTGCGATACGAGAACGGCGGGAGGGCAATACCGTCCTGCGCAACTATCGCAAGGACGGAAGCATGTTCTGGAATCATTTGTATGTCGCACCGGTACGCAACAACCAAGGTATTGTGACGCACTTCGTCGCCTCACAGTACGACATCACCGTCGCCAAAAATAACGAAGCCAAACTGATGCGCATGGCGTATCACGACGAGCTCACTGGCTTACCGAATCGTGCGCTATTGCGCGACCGACTGCTACAGGTCCTCGCGTTGGCCGGGCGTTACAACCGACAGGTATGGGTTTTATTCATTAGCCTGAATCGCTTTAAAATCATCAACGACAGCTTTGGCCATAAGGCTAGCGACCGCTTCCTGACGATCATCGCACATCGACTGCGAGATGCTATCCGGGAATCGGATACCGCAGCGCGCTGGGGTGACGACGAATTTATTATCGTCATGCAAGAGCAACCGGCTGGCAAGTTAGCAATGTCCGCATTACAGAGACTAATAGCGGTAGTCAATCGCGCCATCGTTTTTGGTGAGCAGGAATTCTTCGTGACCTGCAGCATGGGCGTGTCGCGGTATCCGCAAGATGGCGACCACGTTGACATGCTGCTAGATCGCGCTGACATCGCAGCGCATCACGCCAAACGCAAAGGCGACAATGACTTTCAATTTCATACCGCAGACATGAACCAGATGGCGCTTAAGCGCCTGCGGGTTGAGGCCGCCTTGCGGCTGGCTATCGAACGCGAAGAATTTGTTTTGCATTACCAGCCCCAGGTCGACTTAAGCTCGGGCGCCATTACCGGAATGGAAGCACTTATCCGCTGGCAGCAGCCGGAGGAAGGATTACTCTATCCAGCCGACTTCATCGATATCGCAGAGGAAACGGGGCTCATTATTCCGATTGGCACCTGGGTGCTGCGCGCGGCTTGCTCACAAAACAAGCAATGGCAAGAAGCGGGCCTTCCGTCCATTAAAGTGGCTGTCAACCTGTCCGCCCGCCAATTCGCGCAACAAAATCTGTCCGAGACCATCGCGAAAATATTGGCCGACAGCGGGCTTTCACCGAAGCAATTGGAGCTGGAACTGACCGAAAGTCTGATCATGAACGATGTCGACCAGGCAATCGGTGTGCTGCGCAACATCAAGGCCCTTGGCGTGGGAATATCAGTCGACGATTTTGGCACCGGCTATTCGAGCCTGTCGTATCTCAAACGCCTGCCGATCGATGTACTTAAAATCGACCGTACGTTCGTTTCCGATATCGGTGCAGGAGATGGCGATGACGCCGCGATTGTCACCTCGATCATTACGCTGGCGCACGCCCTTAAACTCAGAGTCATTGCCGAAGGCGTCGAAACCGAACAACAACTGAATTATCTGCGCGGCAGTGGTTGCGACGAGATGCAGGGGTATTTCTTCAGCAGGCCGGTCACCGCTGAAGCGTTTGCACAGCTTTTGCAATCAGGAAAACAGTTGATATCTGAGACGGTGACTGAACAGTTGTAA